The following are encoded in a window of Podospora pseudoanserina strain CBS 124.78 chromosome 6, whole genome shotgun sequence genomic DNA:
- a CDS encoding hypothetical protein (EggNog:ENOG503PXR6; COG:S) — protein sequence MLNCSIFLGPLKVIKTSHFIHLLPSSEVVHCFGIFLTEAAILMSSMAVRAYLESFQSRPADLIDAVAHQRYKWQLKLLHSVGFSDWNPTRQSSMSLLHAAAYYNDIPMLLFGMGAIGIDPNTGDNYMTPLHEASMGNSVLAGSILREASADINSGHGVWGGTPLQRCMDFKSYEMGHWLLQCGANTNISDSLSNDVWTGFWERMMTRVVGRNHDVCFDFLREEAMLTHLLLHDSDPHQLFRTVWIQHFDHGIGFFKAWYDYCGHIQTPEVARACSYRIRGLLFYPSGSDENGSALCGFPKEAIIQYEDAEHTRRPARTSLWCSRGHIYLAERDTPNDVGSDRDSDSDDSLESSDDDTDSGSEDGDCDCRKQHRSYNDRDSGSSLCNCDVDGGDNQNVRPGITLFYDTISTPEGQLRMSRFPFVCLLTNALCMAGYRAEMDEDGDIWYEDEDGDSYHDAREFQPHEDEDDGLARNCPMCQNPEKYDLGHIFEEAERGRSLLLEYRARAKTQKRTYF from the exons ATGTTGAACTGTAGCATCTTTTTAGGACCACTGAAAGTGATCAAGACAAGTCACTTCATTCACCTTTTACCAAGTTCCGAGGTGGTGCATTGCTTCGGTATCTTCTTGACAGAGGCTGCGATCCTAATGTCTTCAATGGCAGTACGGGCTT ATTTAGAGTCTTTCCAATCCAGACCCGCCGATTTGATAGACGCTGTAGCGCATCAAAGGTACAAATGGCAACTCAAGCTACTGCACTCCGTGGGCTTCTCAGATTGGAACCCTACACGCCAATCATCGATGTCGTTACTACATGCCGCTGCTTACTACAACGATATTCCAatgcttctttttggcatGGGGGCCATTGGAATAGATCCGAATACTGGAGATAACTACATGACGCCGCTTCATGAGGCTAGTATGGGCAACAGTGTTCTAGCCGGCTCAATACTGCGCGAAGCTAGTGCAGATATCAACTCTGGGCATGGCGTTTGGGGTGGCACACCTTTACAACGCTGTATGGATTTCAAATCTTACGAAATGGGCCACTGGCTTCTTCAGTGTGGCGCAAATACCAACATATCTGACTCTTTGTCAAACGATGTATGGACTGGGTTTTGGGAAAGGATGATGACAAGGGTAGTAGGTCGGAACCATGACGTTTGCTTTGACTTTCTTAGAGAAGAAGCGATGCTcacccaccttcttctccatgaCTCAGACCCGCACCAGCTATTTAGGACTGTTTGGATTCAGCATTTCGATCATGGCATTGGATTCTTCAAAGCATGGTATGATTACTGTGGGCATATCCAGACCCCTGAGGTAGCAAGAGCCTGCAGCTACAGGATTCGAGGCCTCTTGTTCTACCCTTCGGGATCAGACGAGAACGGCAGTGCCCTGTGCGGCTTTCCGAAGGAAGCCATTATACAATACGAAGACGCAGAGCACACGAGAAGACCTGCAAGAACTAGTTTGTGGTGTAGCAGGGGACACATTTACCTAGCTGAAAGAGACACGCCAAATGATGTTGGTTCTGATAGGGACAGCGATTCAGATGATTCCCTGGAATCTTCTGATGACGATACGGATTCAGGCAGCGAAGATGGTGACTGTGATTGTCGAAAACAGCACCGGAGTTACAATGACAGGGACAGCGGATCAAGTCTCTGTAACTGTGATGTTGACGGGGGAGACAACCAGAATGTCCGACCAGGGATCACACTCTTTTACGATACGATATCCACACCGGAAGGTCAACTACGCATGTCTCGATTTCCGTTCGTTTGCCTGCTCACGAACGCCTTGTGTATGGCCGGCTACCGAGCGGAAATGGATGAGGACGGGGATATTTGGtacgaagatgaagatggcgataGCTATCACGATGCTCGGGAGTTTCAACCCcacgaagatgaggatgacgggcTTGCTCGTAATTGCCCGATGTGTCAAAACCCAGAGAAGTACGACTTGGGGCACATTTTCGAGGAAGcggagagagggaggagtcTTCTTTTGGAGTATAGGGCGAGAGCGAAGACGCAGAAAAGGACGTACTTCTGA